CTAAGGTTACATCTGCTTTCAATATATGCTCTCCTAGTGCAACTTTAGGTAATCCCCATTGCAGCATAAAACGAGGTTCGAAATAAACTTTCTTGCTCAAATCAAAGTTGTGATTTAGTCCCAACATTTTTGAAACACGAAGCCCACCATACAATCCAAAATTGTTTTCTCCTAAAGACCAACTCACTCTATCCCCAGCAAAAAAAGCAATATTTTGATAGGCTGGGATATCCTTATAAGCACGAGGTCTTGTAGGCGATTTCGTTGAAGGAGGAGTCAATAAATCATACATTTCTCCTCGTCCATAATTATGAGAATATTTATAATCTACTCCCAATTCAAGGTTATGCTTCAAGATACCTGATTGGAATTCCAAAGCAGTTTCTAGTTTTCCGTTTATATTCAGCGGGCGTCCTTCTGTTTTGGTATGCGATACAAAACTTAAGTCGGGAAAAAATCCATCATTTACCCCTTCTTCTGTGGCAATCGATACAGCAGTAGGGCCATTATATTGTACAAAAACACTTTGTTTGATATCTTCAATTCCTTGATTTACATTCGTAGTTAGTTTAATATGCTTAAACAACCCACCTGGTTGAAATTTATAATCGAAATTATTGGAAAAGCTAATTTTTTGACGGCGATTTTGATACGAATCTGTTGCTAAATAGTCTGTATCTGGGTCTACTTTTACATCATCTATATTGATGCTATAATCTAAATTAGAACGCCATTCCACTGTATTTCCAAACCATTCGAACGTTTTCTTTGATCGAATAGATCCATTAACACGTTTGTATGTTTCATAAACATCTCTTGGATCAGATAAGGCATCCAAATAATCTAAACTCGCATTTAAACTCCAGGTTGGTGTGACTGTAAATCCTTTCGCTATATAGTAGGATTTACTGAACTCATCTGCCTTAACTCGAGCTTGCCATTTTGTATAACCACTTTTTCGGTGAATCAAAACTAAACCAGACGTTAAATCTCCATAACTTACTGTTGGAATACCACGTATAATTTCTACGCTTTCAATATCATTGGTTGATAGCATACGCATATCCATCCCATATCCATTCGTACTTCTTGAACTGGCCCCACTCTGGTTATCTTTTACCGCTTGTAGCATATCCATATTGGAGTTAAGTACGTTGCCATCCATGACAAACTGTACCCCTAAAGCGCTTGTAGCATACCCTGAAATACTTGGGCCAAATTCACGAATACGGATAACATTCGTTTTGGTTAAATTTGGTGTCTTAGCCAATCCTCCTGGTAATAACTCCATTAAATCAGCAAAGCTAGAAGGCTGTAAATGCTCCATGGCCTTTCGATTAATCACCGATGTAGAAGAAAGTCCTTTGCCTTCTTCTGCAGTTATAATTACTTCTTGCAATTCCTTGACTAGAGGGGTAAGAACTACACCAATCATCTGTTTTGTTCGTAAGTCTTTCGTGTATTGATGACTATGGTAACCAATATGAAAATACTGGATTTGATACTGCTCCGGTACAACCTGAAAGTAGGCAATCCCCTTTTCATCCGTTAAACCAATATAATTGTGTAGATTATTTTTGATGGAAACTGTTACTTCAGCAATTCCTTGTTGTTGTTCATCTGTAACAGTAACTTGAACCTCAACTGAATTTTGTGCTAAAACAATCGTTGTAAAACAAAAAAAGAAAATAATTAAGTTTGCTTTCATGAATGTAAAGCGCTTATTCATACTATGCATCACCAAGTGATTTAAACTTTTGTTATGCAAATGTATTTTGTATTCACCTCTCAGCCAACTTATTTAGACTAAATCGAAACAACAAAATGTTAATTTCTAAAATCCTACTAAATTCCAAAAAATCAAACTCATTTTCACAACAACTTTATTAAAATAATAGCGTACTATTTTTTATATCTAAAAACAGTAAAATAGAAAAAAAGTACAAAATGTATATTTCTTAAATTCTACCCTCCTTTTTTTTACTTTTACAAAAAAAGAACCTTTATTTTATCAAAAATCAACCACTTTTCGTCTTTTTCACGTCCTTTTGCTATGTCTTTTACTCGCTTATTTTACCCTTTTTAGTAAACTGGCAGAAAAAGCATGTTTACTGTCCTTTATACCTCAACTGCTCTTTTTATCTTTGTATCAGCAATTTAAAATAAGATGGACGCAATACTACACCATATTGGCTTTTTACTTCTACCGCAAACCCAGCTAATGGATTTTGCTGGTCCAAGTGACGTATTTCACACAGCCAATCAAGTAGCCACGACTCATTTAAATTCGACTGGAGAACAGTATCAAATTCATTTGAT
The window above is part of the Myroides odoratus DSM 2801 genome. Proteins encoded here:
- a CDS encoding TonB-dependent receptor plug domain-containing protein, with the protein product MHSMNKRFTFMKANLIIFFFCFTTIVLAQNSVEVQVTVTDEQQQGIAEVTVSIKNNLHNYIGLTDEKGIAYFQVVPEQYQIQYFHIGYHSHQYTKDLRTKQMIGVVLTPLVKELQEVIITAEEGKGLSSTSVINRKAMEHLQPSSFADLMELLPGGLAKTPNLTKTNVIRIREFGPSISGYATSALGVQFVMDGNVLNSNMDMLQAVKDNQSGASSRSTNGYGMDMRMLSTNDIESVEIIRGIPTVSYGDLTSGLVLIHRKSGYTKWQARVKADEFSKSYYIAKGFTVTPTWSLNASLDYLDALSDPRDVYETYKRVNGSIRSKKTFEWFGNTVEWRSNLDYSINIDDVKVDPDTDYLATDSYQNRRQKISFSNNFDYKFQPGGLFKHIKLTTNVNQGIEDIKQSVFVQYNGPTAVSIATEEGVNDGFFPDLSFVSHTKTEGRPLNINGKLETALEFQSGILKHNLELGVDYKYSHNYGRGEMYDLLTPPSTKSPTRPRAYKDIPAYQNIAFFAGDRVSWSLGENNFGLYGGLRVSKMLGLNHNFDLSKKVYFEPRFMLQWGLPKVALGEHILKADVTLGYGELYKLPTGLMLYPDKTYNDFTQLNFKPENTAYQAVNYMTYVDDLTNYQLVAAKNTKKEIRLDLSYAKHEFFINYFDEKMPNGFRSVSEYKAYSYKRYDTSGIDLEHLTEKPKIENLPYEERKVLQKNGRRENGSSTYKRGIEFGYASPRFEGINTRFTLSGAWFETLYTNTIPVQEKPSTSLAGQDYALIGIYKNADGNKISGMNYNLVVDTYLPALDMNISASFQGVLFKDDTREWKQDQPTSYFGVDGVIHEFTDADRKDAYLQWLVRNVSSTDNLNRHYTFDLQVNLKVSKRIYKEIKASLFVNKLYAYMSPYTFNKTKIYRKNTTNPYFGMELTYNF